The Benincasa hispida cultivar B227 chromosome 9, ASM972705v1, whole genome shotgun sequence genome has a segment encoding these proteins:
- the LOC120086321 gene encoding desiccation-related protein PCC13-62-like produces the protein MGNMSNKASLFPAIIMTILLSLSLSGTVVCNIDPCREVPATDNDILEFLLNLYHLEAELFLRAATGNGTDDYDPSLAAGGPPPIGSRRATLGPLVRRVVEEFGYQKLGQLREIIREIVGRVPPRPLLNLSTEVVADFADAAIGRRLIPRFDPYANDNNFILTAQSITYTSTVSLVGATTTLISRGVRLLVAKLLAMEAGQNTFFRSYLYQRANQIVIPYNITIAEFTNRTSELTNRLAKCGLKDEGILVPRSLGAENRTDSNLLAADFNSLAYTRITKEVLRIFYGTGNESRPGSYFPNGANGDIARRYIQRNG, from the exons ATGGGAAATATGAGCAATAAAGCAAGTTTGTTTCCAGCCATAATCATGACAATATTATTGTCATTGAGCCTAAGTGGAACGGTGGTATGTAATATTGATCCATGCAGAGAAGTCCCAGCCACTGACAATGATATTCTTGAATTTCTTCTGAATTTGTATCACTTAGAAGCTGAGTTGTTCTTGCGTGCTGCTACTGGGAATGGCACTGATGACTATGATCCTTCTTTGGCTGCTGGAGGCCCTCCTCCTATTGGCTCTCGAAGGGCCACCTTAGGTCCTCTAGTCCGCCGGGTCGTCGAGGAATTTGGTTATCAAAAACTTGGCCAACTAAG AGAAATTATCAGGGAAATTGTGGGACGAGTTCCTCCAAGGCCATTGTTGAATCTAAGCACAGAAGTTGTTGCAGACTTCGCTGATGCAGCAATTGGCCGCCGACTCATTCCTCGATTTGACCCTTACGCCAACGACAACAACTTTATCCTCACTGCTCAAAGCATCACTTACACCTCAACGGTCAGCCTCGTCGGAGCAACGACGACATTAATCTCCCGTGGAGTTCGCTTG CTAGTAGCAAAACTTCTAGCCATGGAGGCTGGACAAAATACCTTTTTCCGAAGCTATCTGTATCAAAGGGCGAACCAGATTGTGATTCCCTACAATATAACCATTGCAGAGTTCACTAATCGAACATCGGAGTTGACTAATCGACTAGCGAAATGTGGCCTGAAAGACGAAGGAATCCTGGTTCCTCGATCGCTCGGGGCGGAGAATCGGACCGACAGCAACCTTCTTGCTGCCGATTTTAACTCTCTGGCGTATACACGAATAACAAAGGAGGTTTTGCGCATATTCTATGGAACCGGCAATGAAAGTCGCCCTGGTTCGTATTTTCCCAATGGTGCTAATGGAGATATTGCAAGACGCTACATTCAAAGAAATGGCTAA